In the Thermus thermamylovorans genome, one interval contains:
- a CDS encoding cytochrome c oxidase subunit II — translation MLLTGLAYAAVNLFLAYCIHRYHKGPAEYIPEEPTLERRLIWITTLGIVVLLAPGLYFYAHLIRPPKEAHTVEVLSQQWLWNYRYPGPDGKLGRAEVRNASPANPFGLDLEDPAARDDIVVIGGPLRLPLGEPVLLLLRANDVLHSFYVPEFRVKMDAVPGMVTRIWFTPTEAGEFQVICAEFCGIGHARMLGQVLVLPPEEFRAWLHTQPGVAQTLGH, via the coding sequence TTGCTGCTCACAGGCCTGGCCTATGCGGCGGTGAACCTGTTTCTGGCCTATTGCATCCACCGCTACCACAAGGGTCCGGCGGAATACATCCCCGAGGAGCCCACCCTGGAGCGCAGGCTCATCTGGATCACCACCTTGGGCATCGTGGTCCTCCTGGCCCCGGGTCTTTACTTCTACGCCCACCTCATCCGACCCCCTAAGGAGGCGCACACGGTGGAGGTCCTCTCCCAGCAGTGGCTCTGGAACTACCGCTATCCGGGCCCTGATGGGAAGCTGGGGCGGGCGGAGGTTAGAAACGCCTCCCCGGCCAACCCCTTCGGTTTGGACCTCGAGGACCCCGCGGCCCGGGACGACATCGTGGTCATCGGCGGTCCCCTGCGTCTGCCCTTGGGAGAGCCCGTACTGCTCCTTCTGCGGGCCAACGACGTCCTCCACAGCTTCTACGTGCCCGAGTTCCGGGTGAAGATGGACGCGGTTCCCGGGATGGTGACCCGCATCTGGTTCACCCCTACGGAAGCGGGCGAGTTTCAGGTAATTTGCGCCGAGTTCTGCGGCATCGGCCACGCCCGCATGCTAGGCCAGGTCCTGGTTCTTCCCCCAGAGGAGTTTCGGGCCTGGCTGCATACCCAGCCCGGCGTGGCCCAGACCCTAGGCCATTAG